Below is a window of Lycium ferocissimum isolate CSIRO_LF1 unplaced genomic scaffold, AGI_CSIRO_Lferr_CH_V1 ctg7938, whole genome shotgun sequence DNA.
CGCATTTCCTGAAGGAGCTAAGTTGCCTTCTTCTTTATAGGAGACCAAAAAAATAGTTGAGGGCTTGGGCTTAAAGTATAATAAGATTCATGTTTGTCCCAATGATTGCATGCTTTTTAGGAATCAATTTGCTGATAAGAAAGTCAATACATGCTTAGTTTGTGGGGCTTCTAGATGGAAaaacaaagataaaaaaattCCAGCCAAGGTCCTAAGGTACTTTCCTCTAAAACCAAGACTGCAAAGGTTATTCATGTCTTCAAAAACTTCTAAACTGATGCGATGGCATCATGAAGAATGAAACAAAGATGGAGTTTTACGACATCCTGCAGATTCTGAAGCTTGGAAAAATTTTGATAGTAGATATTCAGAATTTGCTAGTGATCCCCGCAATGTTCGCCTAGGGTTAGCTTCTGATGATTTTAATCCGTTTGGCACGATGCGTTCTATTTATAGTATGTGGCCCGTGATTTTGATGCCCTATAATCTTCCTCCTTGGTTGTGCATGAAACTAGAGTTCTTTATTATGCCCTTGCTCATTCCTGGACCAAAAGGGCCTGGAAATAACATTGATATCTTTTTGGAACCTTTAATAGAAgatttgaatgaattatgggaTATAGGGGTAGCAACCTATGATGCATCTTCTAAGGAGACATTTCAAATGCGAGCAGCCCTGATGTGGACTATAAATGATTTTCCAGCATATGGTAATCTATCTGGATGGTGTACTCATGGTCAATTTGCGTGCCCTTCTTGTAATGTAGAGACTCAATCTAGAAGGCTCAAACACGGTAGAAAATTTTGCTTCATGGGCCATTGACGTTTCTTGAAGCCAGGTCACAAATATTGAAATGATGTAAAATCATTTGATGGGACAAAAGAATCAGGATTTGCACCTCGTCCAGTATCTGGGTCACAAGTTCTAAATCAAGTTAGAAAAATAAAGTTTACTCTCGGGCAATCGTCTGATAAGGTAAGCAGGGTTATGAAAAATACATGGGAAAAAAGGAGCATTTTTTACAATCTTCCTTATTAGGAGTATAACTTGATGTGTCATAATCTTGATGTGATGCACATAGAAAAAATGTGTGTGATAACTTGATTTATACATTGTTGGGTCTTGGTAAAAAGTCAAAAGACAACTTAGAAGCTCGATTAGACTTGAAGGATATGAAAATAAGACCCAGCTTGTGGCCTCAGCGTCGGGCAAGTGGGAGGACATATCTTCCTCCTACTTATTTTACAATGTCTCCGGCAGAAAAGGAGTTGTTTTATGAAGTACTACAAAATGCCAAGTTTCCACATGGCTATGCTTCTAATATCGCTCATTGCATTCGCAAACGAAACATATCAGGGCTAAAAACTCACGATTGCCATGTTATAATGCAAGAACTTCTTCCTCTTGCATTGTGGCGTTCAACAGATAAAAAGGTGAGTTATGTTATAATTGAACTATGCACATTCTTTCGAGTTCTTTGTGGCAAAGCGCTTAAAATAGAAGAGTTAGAATtacttgaagaaaaaattgCCTTAACACATTCTAATATGGAGAAAATCTTCCTCCCATCATTCTTTACTGTTATGGTACACTTGGTTATTCACTTGGCAACTGAGGCTAAAATTGTGGGGCCAGTACATTATCGTTGGATGTACCCAATTGAGAGGTATAAAAAACAACATTGAATTTGTTGCATATATTGAGTTATTAATCATAAAAAGTGATAGCATTACTATATTTTTTAGGTACTTGGGTATTTTGAAATCATATGTTCGTAATCGGGCATGCCCAGAAGGTTCAATAGCAGAAGCATACATCGCAAATGAGTGTTTGACATTTTGCACACGATATTTGGAAGGTGGTGATTCAAGGTCTTATTGGTCGAGAAAAAGTGATGATGAGATTGAGAATCCGACTGATAGAGAAGGATGTCCTTTTCCTTCTGTTGGGGAGCCTTCTGGCATGATAGATGTATTTGACTTGGATGATAAAACATGGTTGCAAGCACATCGACATGTCCTTTTCAATTGCGAATCAGAGGTGGTTGAGAATTATAAAAAGTGAGTGGTATATCAATTTCTAAATCTGTGTATGTTACTTTATTTGATTACAAAACTGATATACTCCAGTTACATGATAGTGAACATATTGCTGAAATCAAGAGATTATATCGTAAGCGTCGTCTTAGACCTCATCAACTTGAGCGTTTGCATTTTGATACGTTTCATGAGTGGTTCAAGGAGCAAGTAAGTAGTAGGATTAAGTCAATTATATCTTTAAGTTATTGTCCTTGTACTAATATCGATATTTATAGTCGTATATTTCTATTTGGTTAGGTGAAGGAGTTGGAGGACACATCTAACATCCCAAAGGATGTTCTATTCCTTGCAAAAGGGCCAACTTTTGTTGCAAGAAGATTCAATGAGTTCAATGTAAATAATGGCTACCGATTTCGAACAAAACAATGTGAGGAGTTCATGAAGACACAAAATAGTGGTGTTATGGTCATTTCAAAGACTGAAAGTCATGCAAGTACAAGCGACAATGCTCCGAAGTCTGCCAATATCACCTATTATGGTCGATTGAATGATATTGTGGAGTTAAATTACTATGAAGAATTTAAGGTTGTCTTATTTAAGTGTGATTGGGTTGATGTAACCAAAGGTAGAGGAGTTAAGGAAGACGAATTAGGTTTCACACTTGTGAACTTCTCACACCTTATAGACTCTGGCGATCGAGGAAGTGATGAGCCTTTTATTTTTGCAAACCAAGCTCAACAAGTAATATTTGTGCAAGATCCTAAAGATCGCGAATGGTTTGTACCTAGGCCAATTAAACCTCGAGACATTTTTGATATGGGAGAGGAAAATAGTATGCAGTTTGAGTCATCAATGCAAAATGATGCCACTGACTTAATAATATTAGAAAATGTTTGTGATTCAAATTATGAGTGTAACGATTGGTAAGAAGCGATGTTGATGGGATAGAAATTGAAGTGCAAAATTCTCGAACTCCTCCAAATGAAGATGAAGTAGATGTTGATGGAGGAAATGACATTGAAATGGAAGTGATAATGAATAAGATGGGTGCtagttataaaatatatatttcttttagtTTTATTGAAATACTTATAGGGATTGgtatttatttgattttgaataGTGAATAAGATATAATTTTTATTGTCAATTAAAGTCATATTTTATAGAAGATGCATGTTAGTCAATTATGAATTATCCACATATCTATTGGTGGTTTATCCAATATTTTAGTGAATTCTTTATGCCTGCTTTTActtatattatgttgttgtagCCTTTGGATTGTGGGATACTGATGTGATCTTATCATCGGATACTAATTTTGTGAATTATCTTTGCAGCAAGGCTTTAAGTAATTAGTTCATTTTTGACAAGGAACAATGCGAACCAGAGCTGAATGCAAATTTGCAACTCAACAACGTGATGATGAAGTTGTACGACCTTATATGGAGCAATTGATGAATGGTCAAAACTACTCTCAGGCTCAAACACATGATGGTCAATCTAATGAATTCAGAATTACTGGCACTGAGGAGCAATAAAATGACGAATCAGGCAATGCTTTTATATCTAGTATGAATCCTATGGATATCCTATTGCAGATGGTATGTactggttgttattgttattttcgTCGGTCTTTGATGTTTTCTAATCTGTTCATCTGGAGCATTTAGCTCATCTTTCCTTGTAATAATAGCAgtggaaattattattttctgtaTCACAGTTGGGAAGTTGGTGAGGATGCTTTTTTTTTCTACTAGGCATTTTGGTCGCTAGggctaattttataaattttctcaaaacaATTCAAAGTGTCTTTACACATGTAGCCAAAAAGGGTAATAAAAAATGCAAGAATTAAACTAATGACCAACTTAAGACTTATATATGATCTTAAGTTGGTGCAACAAAAAGCTAATAAAtgaatcaaataaataaattctgTAAAATTGCCCCTACTATTCTTAGTAAAGGAATAAGATTTTGACCAAGAATGTGTCCCAAGTTTGATCCCTTGGTGCACAACTTGGCCAAAGATGCAAGAAACCAATAGCATAATATTTCTCTGTTTCTTGTCTAATATAAACCAAAGAACAATGCATTCTAAAACATATTGCATATTCCAAGTTTTGTGAGTTccaatttctttcaaactccaACCATTTCCCATTTATTGTCCACTCCTCAGCAGAATGAGTTCCTAGAACTAATACCACCTACTGAGAAGACGCCAATACACAGGTCCTGCAGAAGTTTGTGAAATCTGTATAAGTCAACCTGCAAACCGACCAATAGAACCAATATACTAATCGACTTCTTGTTACCCTATTGGTCCAAGAGCTTGGTGCTTGCATGTTATAGTAAGACAAAGTAACACCGTATAATCGTATAAATAGCTAGTATTAACTATCATGTTATGTATAAACGAAGATTGAGAGTTCCCGCATCCACATAGTACCACCGCATGTACATTTAGCCTCATGAACGGTGTGTATTGTTAGTGAACTTCAATccaagaccaaaaaaaaaaaaaatctttagcgTTGATACTCCTATGCGTATGCACCGGTTCCCACCAAAGAAAATTACTTCCATCCAGTTTACCCGCCTCCTACTCATTTTTGTATGTTCTTGTTTGTCTTTGTTTTAGTAGCTTTTATTACTATTTTTAGCTTCTGGTAAAGAAATGATGATTGCTGGTTTTAAGAGTcagtttttgaaattaaaagTTCAATCTAGTGACCTCATAGCCTTGTACTTTAGACATGATAAGATCAAAAGTCAGTTGCTATTTTTCAGCAGCTTAAAAGATTTCATAATCTGCTGCCAAAGCACTCCCTATTTAGCATTTAAAAAAGGTATTTGCTAAATGTATTTGCTAAAGGTATTTGctaaatgtatattttttgatatttaaaaaaaaaatgtatattgaGAATTTGTATAGCCTGCTCGATTAGTTTGAGATTTGTGTTGTAAGTGGGTTGATTGTATATATCCCTTTTCTTCTGTCTATCCCTCTCTCTCACCCTTCGTACATAAGTAAATATAATGATAAAGAAAAATTACACCTACAACTTTGAAAATTTGCACATACACTCCCGAATTGGAAGTTAAGAAATTTTCTTATcgatgatgattttggttgtCGCTACTCAAGCTCTGCTGTTGTCTCAAACTTCTCTTTCATGTAGGTTTCAAGACTCAAGTAGGGGCACCATTCATCTCGTTTAGTTTATGGTCATTCTCGTCAAAGTAATTTGAATACCAGGTACCCAAAATTTGAATTTAGGTTGATTTGTGGTGTTCAACAATAGCCTTCCTGTTCAAAAGGATATGCTATCGATTATTGCCATTtcaatgttttcttttttgtttctatgTTTCCTTTCTGAGGAGTGCGCATAGTTCTAAGTGTTTggattctttttcttgaatgaaGAAGGTGGAAGGTTTATCTTTAATTAAGAAGcatatttttttgatttaacaATAAATCTGCTTGTTtgttcattgatggtatgctaAGGAAGTTGGGGTTAAGTTACGGTTAAAGGCAGAATAGCTCCAGTTTTAAGGTTGTATGAAGGTTTGAACATCTGAATGTCTTCAAGTCTAACCAGTATATCGTATTTCATTACCAGTTTCTTTGGTAAGAGCAATTTTAGTAACCTAAGCATTGTAATGGTTATTTTCTTTCTCCACCTTCTCTTTTGTTTAACAAGGTATCTGTTATGAATCAAAATTAAAGTATCCTTCAACCTGATGTTGGTTTAAAAAATTGCCTTGTTGTAAATTTTATGTTTCCAGAAAAGTGGTTTGTGAAGCTTCTTTAAAATGTTTTATCTTTTACATAACAACTGAAGGTAGGAATCATGTTGAGCGGGAGTGtcctttgtttaaaaaaaaaggagggaaaGCTTCATTAACATAGTAACCTATTAGAAGACTTCAATTTTGGataaaatatgaatatggaaaGCTTCTTTGAGTACTTGAAGCATGGAGATTTTTCTTAAAGCTAGTTGTAGCTACATATTACTGATTTTGGCATGGACAATACTAGGAGTAGAATTCCGCAAGCTCCATCCAGCTAATGTTTTGAGTTTTGTTTCCTATATGAATAATAATCCCTCTCCATATTTCTATGACATTGTTACTATttgaaaaatgttatttttaactTTAATGACTGTGACAACATGTAATACTTCTATTGCTGCATTAGAATATATAAACCTTATTTCAAAAATGGAATTTATGAAGTACTTCTATTGCCCATTATAAAATAGCTTACAAGTATTCACTAAAGTACCTAAATGCACATGTTACATACAACACCTTTTCttacttctttctttttcgtCATGACATTTtactttgatttcttgaaattgcAGAAGAGTAACAATATTCTTGAATTGCCATGGACAATACTAGGAGTAGAAGTTGGGATAAATTGCGATAGACTTAGTAAAGAATATTTTGATGGAGTAGAGAATTTTTAAATCATGCATTTTGTGAAAAACGTGATAGAGGAACAATTTCATGTCCTTGTATAGAATGTGTGCTGCACTATGAAGTTAATCGGGCAACAGCATATGATCATCTTGTAGTTAATGGTATTATACCGTCATATGATACTTGGTTTTGCCATGGGGAGTATCTCAATAAATCAAATACGACTACAGAAAATGATGGCAGACAAGAAGCTTTAAGGGGTAATGATATGAGACGAATGATACACGATGCTTTTGGAGGTTGTACCAGTTTACAGACAATAACATTAGCGATGAAGGAGAGATAGATCCAAACTTAGAAGAAAATACTCATAATCCATCAGGACATCAACCTCATCCAGAGATGGATAAGTTTGAACGACTCTTGAAAGATGCAAAGGAGGAATTATACCCTGGATGCAAGAAATTTAGTAAACTCTCATTTTTGCTACAGCTTTACCACATAAAAGGGATGTTTAGATGGTCAAATGAATCCTTTAACGCTTTGCTTGGTCTATTAAAGGACGCATTTCCTGAAGGAGCTAAGTTGCCTTCTTTAtatgagacaaaaaaaaatagttgaggGCTTGGGCTTAAAGTATAATAAGATTCATGCTTGTCCTAATGATTGCATGCTTTTTAGAATCAATTTCTTTGATAAAAAAGTCAATACATGCTTAGTTTGTGGGGCTTCTAGATGGAAAAACAAAGATAAAAATTCCAGCCAAGTCCTAAGGTACTTTCCTCTAAAACCAAGATGCAAAGGTTATTCATGTCTTCAAAAACTTCTAAACCTATGTGATGGCATCATGAAGAATGAAACAAAGATGGAGTTTTACGACATCCCGCATTCTCAAGCTTGGAAAAATTTTGATAGTAGATATTCAGAATTTTCTAGTGATCCCCGTAATGTTCGCCTAGGGTTAGCTTCTGATGACTTTAATCCGTTTGGCACGATGCGTTCTGTTTATAGTATGTGGCCTGTGATTTTGATGCCCTATAATCTTCCGCCTTGGTTGTGCATGAAACAAGAGTTCTTCATTATGTCCTTGCTCATTCCTGGACCAAAAGGGCCTGGAAATAACATTGATGTCTTTTTGGAACCTTTAATAGAAgatttgaatgaattatgggaTACAGGGGTAGCAACCTATGATGCATCTTCTAAGGAGACATTTCAAATGCGAGTAGCTCTGATGTGGACTATAAATGATTTTCCAGCATATGGTAATCTATCTGGATGGTGTACTCATGGTCAATTTGCATGCCCTTCTTGTAACATAGAGACTCAATCTAGAAGGCTTAAACACGGTAAAAAATTTTGCTTCATGGGCCATCGACGTTTCTTGAAGCCAAGTCACAAATATCGAAATGTTGCAGAATCATTTGATGGGACTAAAGAATCAAGATCTGCACCTCGTCCAGTTACCGGGTCACAAGTTCAAAATCAAGTTCGAAAAATAAAGTTTACTCTCGGGCAATTGCCAGATAAGGTAAGCGGGGTTATGAAAAACACATGGAAAAAGAGGAGCATTTTTTTCAATCTTCCTTATTGGGAGTATAACTTGGTGCGTCACAATCTTGATGTGATGCACATAGAAAAAAATGTGTGTGATAACTTGATTTATACATTGTTGGGTCTTGGTAAAAAGTCAAAAGACAACTTAGAAGCTCGATTGGACTTGAAGGATATGAAAATAAGACCCAGCTTGTGGCCTCAGCGACGGGCTGATATAATGCAAGAAATTCTTCCTCTTGCATTGCGGAGTTCAACAGATAAAAAGGTGTTATAGCCCATATATTgcacgtttggaaatttcgaggtcgtcgtgggaagttaagggcgagaccattcttaaaaattattttaatggacgagttgttataaatattatttatgactattattagtatggaaatgttgggaaaggttaagggcaaaaagggaaatttgcaaatggcatcatggtaattttgcggaaaggctaagggtaaaatggaaatttatgatgttctagaaaaattcatggaatggccatgttggccgaaaatgtagCACAGGTAAGTGtatgctcacattttttttatgagggctaaagtgtacataggaagacaattaagtcttctttgttatttcaagaaatttctagaaaaatgaaatgaaaatgatgacaaaaaaaataagtcatctttgccatggaaaataagaaaattctagaaataaagaaaggaaagaaagaaaagaaaaatctagagagggggcatgtgccccgcacatgcatgcaatatgtatatatatgagaaaggggtggtcatattttaacaaggaaagaaagaaagaaagaaagaaagaaagaaaacaaagaagagagggagaatgaaagggccattcggccaaccatggaaaaaATTAGGCCTTGGaaatctttctccaaaatttgtttcttcatgtatttttactaattcaaggatgctcttcaacatggtatatttgttgaagcaagagaatcgCTCTTTGGTGCAAAGtcccaaccttagctaagtgaggaagttgaaggaaaaaggtaagaattcaaccTTCTTTTccatgttatggatgcttgtgaatgttgtggtgtgtagaaatagatggaattcatgaagaatattggtgttgtgttgtggccgtatgcatgtggtgtgtttggccgtgtatgttggtgttgtgtAAGGGTGATGAACCaattattttatgtagtatgttggttgttgttgtaatgtatagaaatgaatgaaaattcatgaaaatctatatGAGAAGTGTTATAGCCGAATGGTAGAGGatttggtaagttgtggtaaattgatgtgatttgatattctagttgttgtcattgtggattatgtggtgttgaatgaagggtgttgttgaagttaacgtatatgaatgatgatgacatgtatggttgttgtggaattggaaggtttcgggtaaagtaaaatgttgattgaattgttgaaagattatgtgaattaaattaaattgaattgaattgaattgaatatgaatggaatgttgttagtaagattgttggcattgttgttggtttggccgagttgaattctcggattgttgttaatggatgaattgggccaagccatattctcgggacggtgtatttacggggggagatctttgccgaaatttcggcagattataagtaaatgtatttgaagggttaagagaggcatatgataatgaacctaacaattgcgttaattttcttgaatgtagaatagcggtagcgagcttggacaattaagcgtagctagttggtcgtgagacaggtatgttaaggctcatccttttccttctatggcatgaatcatacgttgcgattttataaatgctcccataacgtccttattttcaaaagttagaagttatgatttcaaagcatgattttccttcctaaaagcttatgaatgttttctaaaatatccatttttctccaaaatccaagtttcacgatttttgaaagttcttatgaccaaaacaacggctatgattttatgatgacaatgatgacgctagatatgagaaaatgactaggacgaatatgccaaggatatgttcgtaccatgaatacgacgatatgaaatgatatgtcatgaccctgttttatgttttcccgtgatgttatccttgattgatagtctcgccttataattgttccttggtGGCGAGCGGGGCGATCCCGATtatccataatgtgatcggaggttaccgaccttacgtcactccgatagagttgtagttctcatttgggctctcatgcatgctttatttttacatatgatttattttatgacaccgtgccatccaacgggcggccgggcagacacaccactgcagtgggcagattataccccggacgcgggcttatacaccgttcctatatggacgggcagttacacaccgatcctacgtggtcggacAGTTTACTCacagatatttacatgttttttttaaaaaatctagcatgcatggcatccgccccaaggggcactcggatgacagattactcctttattccatggtctgctcagaaagcgttacaccgcacctatatggtcgggcagttatacaccgcacctacacggtcgggcagtttacttgcagtatctatatagtactccaaaaggtaaagttaacttgcACAATACCTAACATGGTAGACAAACAGAGTTACAGGTTATATCACTTgcctatgttgtgttttatgttctctattatgatttcgtgatattactcatcccttacatactcagtacattactcgtactgacacccctttttgtgggcgctgcgtttcatgccgcgcaggtacactcgtacaagtaagagctattgcgagaagacgttccagcggagttggtagactccatttgtaccgaGTGCTTTCCGAGTTAGATTATATGTGCTGTgcagtttgttcgaagttagagtctttgcagacagagtcgtgggtctagtgtGTCAGTTTCGAAAATGGTTCCACCAGCCGAtgcatttttattatacattatgtcacagagcccttatgtttacagattgtgtttaactggaaacgacaaaagatttttgaaagttttactatgtattttatttttgtttaatctaagaatccaaagaaagtgtgtatgtaataagagtcagcgggttcgctcggcttcgaatatggggtcgggtgcccatcacaccctagtaggatcggggtgtgacaaaaggtGAGTTCTGTTATAATTGAACTATGCACATTCTTTCGGGTTCTTTGTGGCAAAGCGCTTAAAATAGAAGAGTTAGAGTtacttgaagaaaaaattgGCTTAACACATTCTAATATGGAAAAAATATTCATCCCAtcattctttattattatggTACACTTGGTTATTCACTTGGCAACTGAGGCTAAAATTACGGGGCCGGTACATTATTGCTGGATGTACCCAGTTGAGAGGTATGAAAAGTAACATTGAATTTCATTATATATTGAGTTATTAACCATCAATTAAATATTAGACTAATAGCATTACTATATGTCTTAGGTACTTGGgcattttaaaatcatatgttCGTAATCGCGCATGCCCAGAAGGTTCAATAGCAGAAGCATACATCGAAAATGAGTGTTTGACATTTTGCGCAAGATATTTGGAGGGTGAAGATTCAAGGTGTTATTGGTTGAGAAAAAGTGATGATGAGATTGAGCATCAGACAGATAAAGAAGGATGTCTTTTCCCTTCTGTTGGGGAGCCTTCTGGCTACATAGATGTATTTGATTTGGATTGTAAAACATGGTTGCAAGCACATAGACATGTGCTTTTTAATTGTGAATCGGAGGTGGTCGAGAACTATAAAAAGTGAGTGGACTATCAATTTCTAAATATGTGTATGTTACTTTATTTGATAACAAAATTGATATATTTTAGTTATATGATAGTGAACATATTGCTGAAATCAAGAGAGCAAATCGTAAGCGTCGTCTTCCACCACATCAACTTGATCGTTTGCATTTTGATACATTTAATGAGTGGTTCAAGGAGCAATTAAGTAGTAGGATTAAGTCAATAGTTTCTTTAATTTATTGTCCTTGTACGTCTATCAACATTTATAGTCGTGTGTTTCTATTTGGTTAGGTGAATGAGTTGGAGGACACATCTAACATCCCAAAGGATGTTCAATTCCTTGCACAAGGGCCAACATACATTGCAAGACGATTCAAAGAGTTCACTGTAAATAATGGGTATCGATTTCGAATGAAACAATCTGAAGAGATCATGGCGACACAAAATAGTGGTGTTATGGTCATTTCAAAGAAGCGAGAGCTATGCAAGTACAAGTGACAATGCTCCGAAGTCTGCAAATATCACCTATTATGGTCGATTGAATGATATTGTGGAGTTGAACTACTATGAAGAATTCAAGGTTGTCTTATTTAAGTGTGATTAGGTTGAGGTAATCAAAGGTACAGGAGTTAAGGAAGACGAATTAGGTTTCACACTTGTGAACTTTTCTCACCTAATAGACTCTGGCGATCGAGGAAGTCATGAGCTTTTTATTTTAGCAGACC
It encodes the following:
- the LOC132045788 gene encoding uncharacterized protein LOC132045788: MKIRPSLWPQRRASGRTYLPPTYFTMSPAEKELFYEVLQNAKFPHGYASNIAHCIRKRNISGLKTHDCHVIMQELLPLALWRSTDKKVSYVIIELCTFFRVLCGKALKIEELELLEEKIALTHSNMEKIFLPSFFTVMVHLVIHLATEAKIVGPVHYRWMYPIERYLGILKSYVRNRACPEGSIAEAYIANECLTFCTRYLEGGDSRSYWSRKSDDEIENPTDREGCPFPSVGEPSGMIDVFDLDDKTWLQAHRHVLFNCESEVVENYKNEHIAEIKRLYRKRRLRPHQLERLHFDTFHEWFKEQVKELEDTSNIPKDVLFLAKGPTFVARRFNEFNVNNGYRFRTKQCEEFMKTQNSGVMVISKTESHASTSDNAPKSANITYYGRLNDIVELNYYEEFKVVLFKCDWVDVTKGRGVKEDELGFTLVNFSHLIDSGDRGSDEPFIFANQAQQVIFVQDPKDREWFVPRPIKPRDIFDMGEENSMQFESSMQNDATDLIILENVCDSNYECNDW